Proteins encoded within one genomic window of Aquarana catesbeiana isolate 2022-GZ linkage group LG03, ASM4218655v1, whole genome shotgun sequence:
- the LOC141131156 gene encoding zinc finger BED domain-containing protein 4-like, which translates to MPLSIIEHQSFRRFLSIVDNKYSPVSRRTITGKLDNLVADRKMKLKNELEVVDHLSVTVDIWSDRRMRGFLGVTVHWINIEDDRLQLKSQLLACNRFKGPHTGERICEEFEHICEEYKIKKKVDHIICDNAANMKKAFTTCFPGQLEEDDDLDDSDIWNDLSVEEQEMFDNYLSAKTQTRLQCFAHTLQLVIGDGLKETKLVNAALAKASRLSSLLHTSTSFKEKFEEEFGQRGIPASVTTRWNSTLRQLKSVVSCDQLKLTRMLEDGGHKETVFTAREWNQIKELVDVLQPFGEATDLSQGEKLVTISAVVPCILSLNHHLENHKESVRYLGGLIRSLQESLQRRFEGIFVNVRMADEQNDVATLPFSDPLYLKAALLDPSFGTMWLTHDVLATENVKEAVSAMIKNLILKEDCKPTPTTTDEDEQMPVAESESQSGLFTAYRKKQKRDSCSSPQIQLNQYLDICDGQSCLQFWAMNRHMLPSLFRVAVRVMSVPASSAPVERVFSHGLIHTGAETRRL; encoded by the exons atgccactgtccatcattgaacatcaaagctttcgtcgctttttgtcaatagtagacaacaagtactctccagtaagtagaagaacaattactggcaagcttgacaatctggtggcagataggaaaatgaagctgaaaaatgaactcgaagtggtagatcatctgtcagtgactgtagatatatggtcagaccgcaggatgagaggctttcttggagtcacagtgcactggatcaacattgaggatgaccgtcttcagttaaaatcacagttgcttgcttgcaaccgcttcaaaggtccccatacaggggaaagaatttgtgaggaatttgagcatatatgtgaagagtacaagattaaaaaaaaggtagaccacatcatctgtgacaacgccgcaaacatgaaaaaagcattcactacatgttttccaggacagctagaagaagacgatgaccttgatgattcagacatttggaatgacctgtcagtggaagaacaggagatgtttgacaattatttgagtgcaaaaacccagactagacttcaatgttttgcacacacgcttcaattggtaataggtgatggacttaaagagactaaattagtcaatgcagctctcgccaaagcttccaggttgagctccttgttacacacaagcacctctttcaaggaaaaatttgaggaggagtttggacaacgtggaatccctgcctctgttaccacacgctggaattccacactgaggcaattgaaatcagtggtcagctgtgaccagctgaaactgactagaatgcttgaagatgggggacacaaagagactgtattcacagctagagagtggaatcagattaaggaactcgtggatgtccttcaaccttttggagaagccacagacctctcacagggagaaaaacttgtgacaataagtgctgttgtaccctgtatcctttctctgaatcaccacttggaaaatcataaagagagcgtgcgctaccttggtggcttgatccgtagcctgcaagaatcactccaaagacgattcgaagggatctttgtcaatgtgaggatggcagatgaacagaatgatgtagcaaccttacccttctctgaccctctatacctaaaagctgctctgctggatccttcatttggcaccatgtggttgacccatgatgttttggctaccgaaaatgtcaaggaggctgtgtctgcgatgataaaaa acttgattctcaaagaggactgcaagcccaccccaacaaccaccgatgaagacgagcaaatgccagtggcagagtcagagagtcaatctgggctgttcacagcataccgcaaaaaacagaagagagattcatgttccagtccccaaatacagctgaaccagtatttagacatttgtgatggacagagctgccttcagttttgggccatgaacaggcacatgctcccctctttgttcagggtagcggtaagagtaatgtcagtccctgcatcaagcgcacctgttgaacgtgtgtttagccatg